The following coding sequences are from one Candidatus Methanoperedens sp. window:
- the mfnA gene encoding tyrosine decarboxylase MfnA, whose amino-acid sequence MNLKGQSEKEVLSQLKNAMQKDTSYDKVMSAMCTRPHPIAVKAHMQFIASNMGDFGLFQGTKELEDKVVKMMGNMLGDDNACGYITTGGTESNIQALRTARNMSKKKHPNMIVPCSAHFSFDKIADLLGIEIRKASLDTEFRVNIDSVSNLIDDNTIALVGIAGSTEFGQIDPIDRLARLALSHDLFLHVDAAFGGYVIPFLDKKYDFDFSVQGVTSITADPHKMGMSTIPAGGLLFREEACLLPLEIDTPYLTIRKQHSLVGTRSGAAVAAAYAVMMHLGTEGYKKIVKRCMKMTGRLVDGARDLGIEPLAEPAMNIVALDVPDLDEVRKKLRSRGWVTSLTRNPKAMRLIIMPHLTESTIELFISDLGECIHRNVYQI is encoded by the coding sequence ATGAACCTGAAAGGGCAATCTGAAAAGGAAGTACTATCCCAGCTTAAAAATGCTATGCAAAAAGACACTTCCTATGATAAGGTCATGAGTGCCATGTGCACAAGACCTCACCCGATAGCTGTAAAAGCCCACATGCAATTCATCGCATCAAATATGGGGGACTTTGGTTTATTCCAGGGAACAAAGGAACTTGAAGATAAAGTAGTAAAGATGATGGGAAACATGCTTGGTGATGATAACGCATGCGGTTACATTACCACAGGGGGCACGGAATCCAATATCCAGGCGTTGAGGACTGCCAGGAACATGAGCAAAAAGAAGCATCCTAACATGATCGTTCCATGTTCAGCCCATTTCTCTTTCGATAAGATAGCAGATCTTCTTGGAATAGAGATAAGAAAAGCTTCACTTGATACGGAATTCAGGGTGAATATAGATTCAGTTTCAAACCTTATCGATGATAACACCATTGCACTTGTTGGTATTGCAGGCTCAACGGAATTCGGCCAGATCGATCCGATAGATAGATTGGCCAGACTTGCGTTGTCACATGACCTGTTTTTGCATGTAGACGCAGCTTTTGGGGGATATGTCATACCTTTTCTTGATAAAAAATATGATTTTGATTTTTCAGTGCAGGGAGTTACATCAATAACAGCAGACCCCCATAAAATGGGCATGTCCACTATTCCTGCAGGAGGTCTCCTGTTCAGGGAAGAAGCCTGTCTTCTTCCACTGGAGATCGATACACCCTACCTGACAATCAGGAAGCAACATTCCCTGGTTGGCACACGAAGCGGGGCGGCAGTTGCGGCTGCTTATGCCGTTATGATGCACCTTGGAACAGAAGGATACAAAAAAATCGTGAAAAGATGTATGAAAATGACTGGCAGGCTTGTGGATGGAGCCCGTGACCTGGGGATTGAACCGCTGGCCGAGCCTGCAATGAACATCGTAGCTCTTGACGTGCCTGATCTTGATGAGGTCAGGAAAAAATTGCGTTCCAGGGGCTGGGTTACTTCCCTAACGCGAAATCCAAAAGCCATGAGATTGATAATAATGCCTCATCTTACTGAGAGTACTATTGAGCTGTTTATTTCCGATCTTGGTGAATGCATTCACCGAAATGTTTATCAGATTTAA
- the fae gene encoding formaldehyde-activating enzyme, with protein MIGEALVGDGNEIAHIDLVIGPRGGPVETAFMNSLAMPREGHTPLLAVLEPNIQPKPCTLMVNKVTIKNANQAILMFGAGQAAVAKAVIDSVEEGVIAKSDAEDLLIIVSVFIHWEARDKQKIYDYNYEATKLAIKRAIAGEPSVKEALAQKDKAKHPFA; from the coding sequence ATGATAGGAGAGGCGCTTGTGGGCGATGGTAATGAAATTGCACACATAGACCTCGTAATAGGCCCAAGAGGAGGCCCGGTTGAGACAGCATTTATGAATTCACTTGCGATGCCCAGGGAAGGACATACGCCGCTTCTTGCGGTGCTTGAACCGAATATCCAGCCAAAACCATGCACATTAATGGTGAACAAAGTTACTATTAAGAACGCGAACCAGGCCATATTGATGTTCGGGGCCGGACAAGCGGCTGTGGCAAAAGCGGTAATTGATAGTGTAGAGGAAGGAGTAATTGCAAAGAGCGATGCTGAAGATCTCTTGATAATAGTTTCGGTTTTCATCCACTGGGAAGCCAGGGATAAACAAAAAATATACGATTACAATTACGAAGCCACAAAGCTGGCAATAAAACGGGCAATAGCAGGCGAACCTTCTGTGAAAGAAGCTCTGGCGCAAAAGGATAAAGCGAAGCATCCATTCGCATGA
- a CDS encoding DUF116 domain-containing protein — MLFSITLLENLVKALFRLIKMDDSIVDDVGIELKNKISLRKFRNTPVNKRLIFFPQCLRATTCPSKLSPEGMQCENCGACEIGQAKKSAEMLGYKVFIVPGSSFIRRLVRKHKPEAILGIGCMTEIKAGLEMCEKIDLFGVGIVLEKAGCVSTVLDWDKFYEFIQSS; from the coding sequence ATGCTTTTCTCTATCACTCTTCTTGAAAACCTGGTCAAGGCTTTATTCAGGCTTATCAAAATGGATGACTCCATTGTAGATGATGTAGGTATAGAGCTTAAGAACAAGATATCCCTGCGCAAATTCAGGAACACGCCGGTTAATAAAAGGCTGATATTTTTTCCACAATGCTTAAGAGCCACCACCTGCCCATCCAAGCTCAGTCCTGAGGGCATGCAATGCGAAAATTGCGGTGCATGTGAGATCGGACAGGCCAAGAAAAGCGCAGAAATGCTTGGTTATAAGGTTTTTATCGTACCGGGTTCAAGTTTTATCAGGCGGCTGGTACGAAAACACAAGCCAGAGGCAATACTGGGAATTGGATGTATGACCGAAATAAAAGCCGGGCTTGAAATGTGCGAAAAAATCGACCTTTTCGGAGTGGGAATTGTTCTTGAAAAAGCAGGATGTGTTTCCACTGTACTTGATTGGGATAAATTCTATGAATTCATCCAAAGTTCATGA
- a CDS encoding DoxX family protein, whose protein sequence is MSEKNNHYSLIILRAALGIIFFAHGSQKLLGWFGGYGFDATMQFFQQIGIPAIIAMLIILGEFFGGILILSGLFTRVASAWISIIMLGALFMVHLPNGFFLSGDKAGYEYVFALLFTALYLMLNGAGSLSLDRLIKNKVGNETLKKLVS, encoded by the coding sequence TGCGGGCTGCACTGGGAATCATATTTTTCGCACATGGTTCCCAGAAGCTTCTGGGCTGGTTCGGTGGATATGGTTTTGATGCAACCATGCAATTTTTCCAGCAAATCGGGATACCAGCAATCATTGCCATGCTTATAATTCTTGGAGAATTTTTCGGTGGAATATTGATATTATCGGGATTATTCACGCGTGTTGCATCAGCATGGATCTCTATCATAATGCTTGGTGCGCTTTTCATGGTCCACCTGCCCAATGGTTTTTTCCTCTCAGGAGATAAAGCTGGCTATGAATATGTTTTTGCTCTCCTTTTCACTGCCCTCTACCTTATGCTGAATGGCGCAGGAAGTCTATCCCTGGATAGACTTATAAAAAATAAGGTTGGAAACGAAACACTCAAGAAATTGGTTTCATAA